The Akkermansia sp. RCC_12PD genome contains the following window.
GTATTCGTATAGCCATGTTCTAATGGCTTTCAAGCTAGGGAGCGGACGGAACACCGGTCATCCATTCCAAACCGTCACTGTCTCCCTTACTTGCCTCTTGCCAAAACGGAGGCATTCCAACACAATCCCCTGCATGCCCCGCATCCGTTTCATCACCGCCTACGACGGCCGCCCCTACCTGGGCTGGCAAAGCCAGCCGGGAGGCCGCACCGTGCAGGACAAGCTGGAACGTGCCTTTTCAACCCTTTTCGGGGAAGCCGTCCGCATCCACGGGTCCGGCAGGACGGACGCCGGAGTGCACGCCCTGGGACAGGTCTTCCACGTGGATGCGCCGGACACCCACCGCATTCCCGCAGACAAATGGCCTGCTGCCATCAATACCCGCCTGCCCAGCACCATCCGGGTCATCCATGCGGAGTACACGGGCCCCGGCTTTCACGCCCGCTTCAGCGCCACGGGGAAAACGTACCGCTACTGCATTTCCAGCGAACCCATCCTGAACCCGTTTGACGCGGGCCTGGCCTGGCACCGTCCGCTGGCCTGGAGCCTGGACGCCCTGACGGAAGCCGCCGGGCTCTTTCTGGGGGAACACGACTTTACGGCCTTTGCCGCCCTGAGGGGCAACGAGCCCCGCCCCATCCCGGAAGACTACTTCCGGCGCACCATTACCCGTGCGGACGTGAGGCGGGAAGGGAACCACACCTTCATCACATTCACGGGCACGGGCTTCCTTTATAAAATGGTGCGCCTCATGGCGGGCGCGGCCCATGAGGCGGCACGCGGGAAAATCACACTGGAGGAATTAAACCGCCTCATCCGTTCCCCGCGCCCGGATGACAAAAGCCCGTTCTGCGCGCCGCCGGACGGCCTTACCCTGATGCAGGTGCATTACCCGGATTCCGTCCCGGAAAACAGGCCGGAGCAATAAAAAACGGCCTCCGGGGGTTACTTTTCCGCCATTCCCCGCGGAACGCCGTACAGCCCTTCCCTTCTGATGAAGCTTTCCACTTCCGGATTCAAATGAGGCACGGGGCATACGCCCGCGCGCAGGGCTTCCCGGATGCCGGTGGAAGATGCTGGTTCATCCCCTTCAATAAAAACGGCCCGAACTCCCTCCCTGGGATCCGGCGCGCCGCCCCGGTGGTACACGATGAACGTCGCCATGTTAGCCAGATGCCTCCAGCGGCCCCATTTCTCCAGGGAATCCCACTGGTCCTTGCCCATCAGCCAGAACAATTCCGCTCCCGGATGGCAGGCAGCCACGCTTTCCGCCACCCGCCATGACCAGGAAGGCGGGGGCAAATTCAAGTCCGTACGGTCCAATACGGCCCAGTCCAGCCCTTTCAGGGCCAGTTCAATCATCCGGCAGCGCCGGGCATCCGAAACGGAAGGGGCCTGTTCCTTCAGCGGGGAAAGGGAACAGGGCATGAACAGTACGCGATCCAGGCCACAGCACTCCCTGGCACGCGAAGCCACGCGCACATGGCCTTCGTGCACGGGATCAAACGAACCGCCGAAAATGCACAACTTCACTGTCCGTCACCTCCATGAGGCCAGGAAATCAGAGCCCCTCCGTACCTTTATAGGGGAGGAACCCCCCGATGGGAACGCGCACCATCCTCTTTTCCAAAGGCAGGCGCCGGAACCGGTTGATAAAATCCGTCAGGCGCCCGTAATTGCGTTCCGTCTTGGGAATCCCCTGATGACCGCAGTTTACGTCCGGATTGTAATGCAGCTCCACATGAAGATGGGCAGGGTACATGCCGCGGTTCGTGCCGATGGTGCCCACCTGGGTGCCGCGCAGCACCAGTTGGCCCAGCACTACGTTGATGTCATTCAAATGGGAATAAAGCGTCTGGCAGCAGAGGACCTTGCCGGACTTGGGCTCCCGGAAGGCATGGCGGACAATTACCACCTTTCCCCAGGCGCCCCGTGCGTCTGCCGCATACGTGACCACACCGTGGCCCACGGAATAAACGGGGTCTCCCAAGTCGGTATTGCCTCCGCCGTTGCCGTTCCAGTCCTCGCCCATGTGACGGGGGCTTTTCAGGCGCAGGCCGCGGGAACGGTAATAGCCCTTGCCGTCCGGCTTGCCCACCGGAAAATCAAAGCCGTCGCACAGGGGGACGAGCGCAAACTTACTGTCCCGCTTGGCCATGTAAACGGGCGCGCTCTCGCTGATGAAGGCCGTTCCGGTCAGAAAGAACAGGGCCAGCAATAAAAAACGGAAGTAGAACATAGGGGGAAAAGTTTCCATATGCTAGACAGCGCGCATGTCCGTATCAAGCGGAATTCTCTGTATGTCCCAGTTAGAAGGTTCCGGACCTTTCCCCTGCCCGGAAGAGCACGTTTCCCTTTCAACTTGACAGCAAAGTCCCTCTATGAAAGAAGGAGGGAGCATTCTGCATATTTCTGTAACACATATATTCTTCATGAACAAGCTTGCTCCCCTCTTTGTTGGAACCGCTCTTTCCTCCCTGATGCTGCCCGGACAGGCCGCAGACCCGCCCAAACCTTTCGGCGCCGTGCCTACGCCCCAGCAGGTGAACTGGCAGCGCATGGAATTCTACGGTTTCATCCACTTCGGCCTGAACACCTTTACCGGCAGGGAATGGGGATACGGAGACGAAAACCCGCAAATTTTCAACCCCACGGACTTCAATGCCTCCGAGATCGTGGAAACCTTCAAGAAAGGCGGCATGAAGGGCATGATCTATACGGCCAAGCACCACGACGGCTTCTGCGCGTGGCCCACCAAGTCCACGGAGCACAATATCACGAAAACCCCGTGGAAAAACGGCAAGGGGGATGTAGTCAAGGAATTCGCCCTGGCCTGCAAAAAACACGGCATCAAATTCGGCACCTACCTCAGTCCGTGGGACCGCAACCACGCCGAATACGGCAAGGAAGGCTACCTGAAAGCCTACTACCAGCAAATTCGGGAACTGCTGACCAACTACGGTCCCGTATTTGAAATCTGGTTTGACGGGGCCAACGGCGGCGACGGCTACTACGGCGGAGCCCGTGAAAAACGCAACATCGGCGATGCGGAGAAGTACTACGACTTTGAAAAGATTGTGGAAATAATCCGCTCCATCCAGCCCAACTGTATCATTTGGGGCGCCGGCCATTATGGAGATGCCCGCTGGGGCGGCTCTGAAAAGGGACATGTCAATTATCCCCACTGGAGCACCGTGGGACTGAATGGCGGCGGTGGCGGAACCGGCAAGCGCGGCGGCGAACGCTGGGTGCCCGCGGAAGGAGACACTACCATCAACCATTCCGGCTGGTTCTGGCACCAGGGACAGTCTTCCCGCGTCAAATCCCCGGAAGAACTTATGCAGGTCTGGTTTGACTCCGTAGGCCGCGGGGCCAACCTCATCCTGAACGTAGCCGCAGACAAAACCGGAAAACTGGACCCCGCCGATGTCAAGTCTCTGATGGAATTCAAGGAATTGCGCGACAAGCTGTATGCCAAGAACTTCGCTCTGGGAGCCACGGCCACGGCCAGCCAAACCCGCGGCAATGACAAGAAATTCTCCCCTTCCAACATGACTGACGGCAACCTGGACACGTACTGGGCCGTGGAAGACGACAACCTGACACCCTCCGCCGTCATCACGCTGCCCAAGCCCGCCACCTTTGACGTCATCCGTCTGCGCGAACAAATCCGCCTGGGCCAGCGCGTGGACTCCTTCAACATCGACGCTTTCATCAAGGGCAAATGGGTCTGCATTGATAATGGCGGAAAAACCATTGGCAACCAGGTCATGCGCCGGCTTGACCGTCCCATCACCGCCCAGAAGCTGCGCCTGCGCATCACGGGCAGTCAGGCCACGCCCTGCATCTCTGAATTCGCCCTGTTCCGCCAGCCTGCGGGAGCCGTACGCCCGTCCATCTTCCGCCGCGGCGACAACCTGGTCATCCTGGCGGACGGCAAGAACAAAATCCTCTACACGACGGACGGAAGCGAACCCAAGGCCGGGTCCTCCGTCTATTCGCAGGGAGCCAAATTCAGCGAAAGCGGAGTTGTCAAGGCACGCTGCCAGTTTGCCAACGGCAAGCTCGGCCCCGTCAGCCAGGCAAAATTCGGCATCAGCAAAACCGGATGGAAAGTGAAAAGCACCACCTCCGGCAATGCGGCCGCCGCCATTGACGACAACCCGGAAACCTCCTGGACCGCCAATGCCGGCGTTCCCCAGTCTTTCGTGGTGGACATGGGCAAGCCCTACCAAGTCACCAGTTTCTCCTACCTGCCTCGTCAGGATGGAAAAACGGAAGGCATGACGGACAAGTACCAGTTTGAAGTAAGCGCGGACGGCAAAACCTGGAAAAAGGCGGCAGAGGGGGAATTCTCCAATCTCCGCGCCAATCCCATCGAGCAAAACGTCAACCTCAAGAATGTTGACGAGCCCGTGCGTTACTTCCGCTTTACCGGAACAAATGCGCTGGACGGCGGCGGAGCTTCCGCCGCGGAAATCAATGTCTTCGGCACTCCCGCCCAGGGCTAGCGAATACAGCGCCGCTTGTTTGAACGTCCCGGCCCGAAAGGACCGGGACGTTTTTTCATGGTTACAAAAAACAGGCTCATTTATCTGCCGCCAAGAATATCTCCGTTTCAAGACTTCCAGACAAGGCCATGGCTCCTTGAAAAAAGTTCCGGATAATGGAGGCTCCCACCCTGATTCTATCACCTTAATGCGTTCTTCATCCTTCTTCTGAGGCGCATCAGGAGGGAGCCCAAACCGGAAGAGTCCACCAGAGAACAGGCACGTTCCGAAGCCACCGCATTGAATCCTTCGCATTCTCCAAGGCCTCTCTCAGCGGGGCAGATGGAAGAATCCCGCCAAGTTCTTCCGGAAAGAAAGGAACGCCAAAGAAACCTTTTCTAGATGAAATTACCTGGCGTTATCATCTTTCCCATTCTGCCATTCCGAAGCTGTTTTCCAGTCTCCCGCTCGCTTTTTACCCGTCTGAGTAGGGGCCTTTCTCCCGCAATACGCGCATACAAAAAAGGCGCGTCCCGAAGGACGCGCCACACAAAATCATGCCGACTTGGGAAAAGACTTATTCCTGGCCGCTGAAATCAGGAGTGAGAATCAGGAACTGGTCACTGATATCCTTGCCCCTTCTCTTGGGAATGAAAGTATCCTGAAGGTCGTCGTTGTCGTTCAGTTCCAGAGTTTTGGCACTCTGGGCGGTCGTGAAGATCAGTACCTTGCCGCGGAAACTTTCCGGGTCAAAGCGGACAGCATTGCCGGCAACCACTGTAGAGCCGCCATCGCCGGGAAGCACGGAGGTAACCATCAGAGGATATTCGCCAACGGAGCTGCCGATACCCACCTTCTTGTTGTTCTCACCCTTGCGCATCACGTAGGAAATGCCCACTTCACCGGGAGTCAGGGCCTTGCCGTCATAGATTTCACCGTCGGGAGTGACGGTGGAACCGCCGGAAGCAGTCTGGACCTTGGCGTAGAAGTTGCTTTCAGACACGGACTCATTGGCCAGAAGCTGGCGGAAATAGTCATTGGAGGTGTCGCCCTGCAACGGTCCCAGGCCAGCCATGTAGCTGTGCTGGGCCACCACGCGGTCAGCGGTGATGTCGTCCGGGAAATTGCCCAGCTTGCTGTTGGACTTGAATTCGTTCATCGCCACGCCCACGTTCTTCATGTTGGTCAGGGCCTGCATCTGGTCTCCCTTGTTGATCTGGTTGATGATGGGACCATACGCCACGGACGCGAGCAGCGCGATAATGGCGATAACGACCAAAAGTTCGATCAGGGTGAAACCCCGGCGTAACTGGCGTGTTGCAAAAGATACTTTCATTGTTGAATCTAATGGAATGTTTACAGTTTAAGAAAACCGCATGTGGTTATCTATGTTCGTTTCTACTATTAACGTCATTTCCTAGTCAGGACAAGCATATTCTCACAAAATTCTCGGGTCTGGAAAGGCGGTTCCGCATTCCCGGAAATGCAGGACGTTTCCCTGCCCGGAGAAATATGGAAAACGTCTTTACTTGCCCCGGCCGAAAAAGGCGCTCAAATCTTCCAGCGCTCCGGCGTCCGGTTTGTCCGCCTCCGCAATGACGCGGCGCTGGAGTTCCGCGATCTCGTCCAGACCCTTGCGCCCCAGCTCCAGCATCCTGTTCATCTGGTCCGCAGTGAAGACGGCTTCTTCTCCGGAACCCTGCACTTCCACAAACTCGCCCTGGTCGGTCATCACCAGGTTCATGTCCACTTCCGCGTCCTTGTCTTCCACGTAGCAAAGGTCCAGCAGGGCTTCCCCTTCCAGCATGCCTACGGACACGGCGGAAACGAGCCTCTTGAGGGGGGATTCCGCCAGCTTGCCCGCAGCCACCAGCTTGTTCACGGCAATCGCCAGAGCCACGGAAGCCCCGGTGATAGAAGCGGTCCGCGTTCCGCCGTCAGCCTGGAGAACATCGCAGTCCACCCAGATGGTGCGCGCGCCGATCTTGCCCAGGTCCACGGCGGCCCGGAGGGAACGGCCAATCAGACGCTGAATCTCGCTGGAACGTCCGTCCAGCTTGCCCGCCGTGATGTCGCGGCGCTTGCGGTCCAGCGTGGAATAAGGGAGCATGGAATACTCCGCCGTCAGCCAGCCGCCCTCCACGCGCTGCACCTTCATCCAGCGCGGCACATCCTCTTCAATCGTGACGGCGCAAATCACCTTCGTCCGTCCGAAAGTCACCAGCACGGAGGCCGTGGCGTTCGGAGCAATGCCCGTTTCAAAGCTGATCGGGCGCAACTGGTCCACAAGTCGTTTATCCTGACGTTCCATGCGGGGAATCATGACGGATGCGGAGCTTTTTTTCAAATGGAAAGATGGATTTCCTCCGCCGAACCGGTAATATTTCTCCCATGAAACTTCCCGCCACCCGCGTAGCCGTCCTTGATGCAGTAGCCCTTTCTCGCCAGATGATGGAACATATGCCCAGGCTTTCCTCCTGGGCGGAGCGCCAGCGCGTTTCCTCCTTCCCTCCGGCCTTTCCGGCGGTCACCTGCACGGCGCAGAGCTCCTACATCACCGGGCTCTCCCCGGAGGAGCACGCCATTCCCGGCAACGGCTGGTACAACAGGAACATGAGCGAAGTACAGTTCTGGAAGCAATCCAACAAACTGGTACAGGGGCCGCGCGTCTGGGAGAAGCTGAAAAACCTGTACGGTCCCTCCTTCACCTGCGCCAAGCTCTTCTGGTGGTACAACATGTACTCCACCGCGGACTGGAGCATCACGCCGCGCCCCATGTACCCGGCGGACGGCCGCAAAATCTTTGACATCTATACACAGCCCATGGACCTGCGGGAAATCATCAAGCGGGACCTGGGTGAATTCCCCTTCCCCACGTTCTGGGGCCCCATGGCGGGCATCGGCGCCACGCAATGGATTGCGGACTCCGTCCGGTGGATTGAGCAAAAATACCGCCCCAATCTCAACCTGGTCTATCTGCCCTACCTGGACTACGACCTCCAGAAATTTGGTCCCTCCTCCGGGGAGGCGGCCAAGGCGGCCCGGGCCATGGACGATCTTCTCTGCGATCTGATCGACTTCCTGGAACGGGAGGGAGTCACGCCGATTGTCGTGAGCGAATACGGCATTTCCGACGTCTCGCGCACGGTAGCCCTGAACCGCCTCTTCCGGAAACGCGGCTGGATCACTGTCAAACCGGAACTGGGAACGGAAATGCTGGACGGGGGAGCCTCCAGAGCCTTTGCCGTAGCCGACCACCAAGTGGCCCAGATTTACGTTAACGATCCCTCCGTCCGGGAAGAAGTAAAAGCCCTGCTCTCCGCTACCCCCGGCGTGGAGGAAATCCGGGAGACGGACTTTTCCGGCCTGAACCCTGCCGCCTGCGAGCGCCTTCCGGACTTCACCGCCGTGGCGGCCCCGGACACTTGGTTTACCTACTACTACTGGACGGACGACGCCAAGGCCCCGGACTTCGCCCGCTGCGTGGACATCCACCGCAAGCCCGGCTATGACCCTGCGGAAATGTTCTTTGACCCGGCCCTTGCCTTCCCCATGCTGCATGCCGCCTCCTTCCTGCTGAAAAAAAAGCTGGGCTTCCGCGCCCTGATGAAAGTCATCCCCCTCAACGGAGACCAGGTGAAAGGCTCCCACGGCAGGGACCGGGTGCCCGCAAACCAGCAGCCCGTATTCATCGGCCCGGCATCCCTGCCGGAAATCCGTTCCGCGCAGGACGTGCATGAGGCCATCCTCTCCGTCTTTGCGGAAAGCTGAATCCGGGAGCGGCCCCGTCAGCGGACGTCCGGCCTGGGATCGTACTCCAGACCAGGAACCTCCCGGTAATGGGTGCCGTCCCACAGGACGGGCATGCAGCAGAAAAACCAGCTTCTCTGCCCGTTGTCCCCCTTCCAGTGGCCGAATACGCTGCGTACCAGGACACGGTTCACCCCCTTGCGGAGCTTTACCTTCACGGGAGGGCGGAAAAAATACCCCTCCCAGGTCAGGGGAGCCTCCTCAATGCGCCCCTTGCCCCAATCCGTCCAGGGCAGGCTCTTGAACGGCCACTTGGGAGGATCCACGCGCTTTCCGTTCAGCCACACGTCCCCTCCGGAAAAATCCCAGCTCCCCTGCTCCGGAGCGCGCGCGCTGCGGTACCCTCCTGAATGCCCCCACATGCCATTCAGGCCAACCATCAGCCACACTTCCTGATCCTTCGGGCTACGGATGGAAGTCAGCGCGTAACAAGTCCCGCCTCCCTTCCCCACATCCTCTGACATCAGCGTGGGCCAGTGGGCCAGCCGGTACTGGTTCCGGTGCATATTGAACATCGCAAAAAGGTGCCTGATATGCACGGCCCCGCCGTAAACGGGCGTACTCTTCCATTCCAGCGTCCTGTCCCCGTCCCGGTAGGAGGCGGCAATCTTCCGTTCCGGTTCAAAGGACGTATCATTCTTTCCCCGGTGGTCAAACGGGCCTACCAGGCTCCAGGCCATATCCGCCTGTTTTACGTACGCAAAGGGAACGCCCCGGAAAAACCTGTCACGGTGGGAGACAAGACGACGTTCAAACTCCCGGAACTCCGCCCATCCGGCCGTTCCTTTGGGGGGAAGCTGAGCCATGTAATCCTTCCTCTTGGTGGCGCCTCCGCGCCAGACGCGTTCCGCAAACGTCAACACGCAGGGGTAAAGAGGATACTGTTCCAGCACCCTCTTCTCACTGCTCAGATTCCCGTCACACCACACAGGCAGGATAGCGCCCAACGCCTTTTCATCCCCTCGGGGAACTTCGCACGGCTGCTGGAAAAACACCTGGTATACGCCGGACTGGGAATCCGCCCAGTCAATGTAAAAGCCATTGCTGTCAATTCGCTTCATTCCTTTGTCCATTCGGGCTCCAGCCTCGCTCTCTCCCCAGCACATCAGCACGGAATCCTTGTCGTGAGGACCGCCCGGCGACCATACAACCACCTCCTTCCCCTTCCCTCGGAGATACTCTGCCATGCGCGGAATAAAATCCTTCATGGTAATATGCACCTCGTCGGACCCCATATGGAAATACCTCCCGGGAAAAAGGGGAACAACCTCGTCCAGCACCTCCTTCAATATGGAAACGCCTTTCTCCGTCTGCATGCCGGTCTTCATGGCCTTGGCGAACGGCTGGCTGTGCCCCGGCATGTCGATCTCCGGAATCACCTGGATATTCAGCCCGGCGCAATAATCCACCAGCTCCTTCAACTGCTCCTGCGTATAAAACTTGCCCGGCAGCCGTGACTTCCAGTGAAAGACGCGGTCCGTCAAAGCCGGAAACTTCTTCACTTCCAGCCTCCACGCGGGATCATCCGTCAAATGCAGATGGAGCGTATTAATCTTGTAGCGGGAAACCCGGCGCATCAGCTCCTTGATAAACGCGGGAGACATATAATAACGCCCCACGTCCAGCATCATGCCCCGCAGGGCGAAGGCGGGTTCGTCGCTGATCTGCACGGAGGGCATGAAAAAACCTCCCTTTCCTTTGGAAACCAGCTGCCTCAGCGTTTGCAGGGCATTAAAAAAACCGCCAAAGCTCCCTGCTCTGACAGTTGCCTTTTCCGGTGCGACGGACAGGATATATGCTTCCCCCTCAATTCCGGCGTCCAGGCTCAACTCCCATGTCAGGGAACCTTCCTCAAAAACATCCTTGCTCACGGAAGCCGGAATGCCGAACATCCCGAATACATCCTTCATTTCCCTCACCAGGTCATCCCTGCGGGGAACATCCCGGTCTAAATGCACATGAACGCTTTTAAAACGCACCCCGCCCTTACCCCTGACGACTTTGGAAGGATAAGGAATCAACGCAGGGGAGGAAAACTCCGGCACAGGCGCGGTCACGACCTCCCCGCCCATCAACCCCCACGGGGAACAAACCAGCAGGGCGGCAAAAAACCGTACAGGAATGCTGAAAACTCTGAACAAAAACATCTCCTTATATACGGCATCCTGTCTCAACTCTTGTCAAAACAGGCCTTGTGGAGTAAAAAATACCCCTTTCTTCTGGTCTTTTAACACTGCATGCCGGATACTCCACGCTGCATTTCAACGCTTGAAACGGACGGAAAGGAAAGAGCATTCCCTCCATCCCGTAAAACCGCAGCCATGCCTAGCGCAAACGTTCCAGAAGGGCGTCAATATCCATGAAATCCTGCCCGTGGATCAGTTCCCCGAGAATGGGCGCGTCGGAAAACTCCTCCACCATGCTCCTGTTCGTAACGCAAGCGGTATCCCACTCATCCTTCACGTTATTAAACACAATACCCAGGCATTCCAGACCGCGCGCCTTGATCGCATTCAGCGTCAGCAGAGCATGATTGATGGCTCCCAGCTTGTTGCCGATCACCAGAAGAATGGGAAGATGGAAATCCGCAGCCATGTCGCTGAAATTCCGGCCTGCCGCGATCGGCACCTCCCAACCGCCCACGCCTTCCACCAGCACACACTCATGCGCGGCGGCCAAAGCCTCATAAGCGCGGCGGATAGCGTCTTCATCCACCTGTGTATTCTCCAGCTTGGCAGCCACATAGGGGCAGGTGGCATTCTTCAAAAACACGGGATTCAACTCATCCAGCGTCAGGCCTTCCGGCCCTGCCTCCCGCAGAAGCCGGGCATCCTGCCTGTCTCCGCAGGCCACGGGCTTGAATCCTGCGGCGTTCACGCCCCGTTCTCTCAGGGCCTTCACAATCAGGCAGCTTACATAAGTTTTGCCTATCTCCGTATCAGTTCCGGTAACGATAAAATTCCTCATGACGGTAAGCTTCAGGGATGGGATCTTCTGATCTCCTCCAGTTGCGCGCGGGACGGTGCGGCATCATTAGTAGTCACCCAATGGTTGATGAAAGACCAGATGATGACGGCCAACACCAGGCAGAACAACTTGGCAGGCCAGTTAAGCAATAGCAGTTTTTTCATTGGAAGGAGAAATATTCAGAAGCTCTTCAAGACGGGCCTTCAACTGTTCCGGAGTCAGGTTGCGCTCCAGCTTGCCGCCCACGGCCAGGGCAATGGCTCCCGTTTCTTCGGAAACCACCACCACCACACAATCGCTTTCCTCAGACATGCCTACGCCGGCACGGTGCCGCAGCCCCAGGGTACGGTCGCTCATCTCCTTCTGGGAAACAGGGAACACGCAGGCGGCAGCAGAAATCCGGTCGCCGGAAATAACCACTCCTCCATCGTGAAGAGCGGTTTTCGTATGAAAAATAGTCAGGGCCAGTTCCGGGGAAAAAATGGCGTCCAGCTTCACGCCGGAATCTTCAATGGGCTTCATGCTGATACTCCGCTCAAAGGCGAACAGGGCGCCGAACCGCTGATTGGAAAGCTTGCTCACTGCCTTGCAGAAATTGTCCAGGAAGTCCACCCTCTGAAGCTTGGCGAAGGAGGAGAAAAACGGATGGCTACCCAGCTTCGCCAGCCCTACGCGCAATTCCGGCTGGAAAATCA
Protein-coding sequences here:
- the cdaA gene encoding diadenylate cyclase CdaA, whose amino-acid sequence is MWDWIVIKDALRAIVEIFILWVFLYQIYRAFHATRGARIMVGLFACFLALVVLAFFFQLNVISWILTRIFAPGLALALVVIFQPELRVGLAKLGSHPFFSSFAKLQRVDFLDNFCKAVSKLSNQRFGALFAFERSISMKPIEDSGVKLDAIFSPELALTIFHTKTALHDGGVVISGDRISAAACVFPVSQKEMSDRTLGLRHRAGVGMSEESDCVVVVVSEETGAIALAVGGKLERNLTPEQLKARLEELLNISPSNEKTAIA